A window of the Alkalibaculum bacchi genome harbors these coding sequences:
- the hpt gene encoding hypoxanthine phosphoribosyltransferase, with the protein MNKDIKKILIGEEELKEKIVELGKALTIEYKDKFPLVICVLKGAVLFMSDLVQKIDASLEMDFMAVSSYGDSTKTSGQVRIVKDLEKSVDGREVLIVEDIVDSGLTLAYLIKLLQERNAKSIKVCSLLEKPERHIADVKIDYVGFVVPDEFVVGYGLDYAERYRNLPYIGVLKEEIYND; encoded by the coding sequence ATGAATAAGGACATAAAAAAGATATTAATAGGTGAAGAAGAATTAAAGGAAAAAATAGTTGAATTAGGTAAAGCACTTACTATTGAGTACAAAGACAAGTTCCCACTAGTTATTTGCGTATTAAAGGGTGCTGTTCTATTTATGTCAGATTTAGTACAGAAAATTGATGCTTCTTTAGAGATGGATTTTATGGCTGTATCCAGCTATGGAGACTCAACAAAGACTTCTGGTCAGGTAAGAATTGTTAAAGACTTAGAAAAAAGTGTAGATGGAAGAGAAGTATTAATCGTAGAAGACATTGTTGACAGTGGCTTGACTTTAGCTTATCTCATTAAGCTATTACAAGAAAGAAATGCAAAGAGCATAAAAGTTTGTTCCTTATTAGAAAAACCAGAAAGACATATTGCTGATGTAAAAATTGATTATGTAGGATTTGTAGTACCAGATGAATTTGTAGTAGGTTATGGATTAGACTATGCTGAAAGATATCGAAATCTTCCTTATATAGGCGTTCTAAAAGAAGAAATATACAACGACTAA
- the tilS gene encoding tRNA lysidine(34) synthetase TilS, producing MEEKVLNFVNENKLLDVGDRILIGVSGGPDSIALFHFLYSIRENFGLEIAVCHLNHMIRGKEANEDEKFVRDLCEKNKIAFYSKRCEVERLAKERKITVEEAGREERYKFFYYLKQKLGIDKIALAHHLDDNVETILMRFLRGTGVKGLRGIVPMREDRVIRPFLSVQKREILEYCKIHKLSTKLDKTNLEAKYHRNKLRLEVIPYLEKFNPNFAQGVSQLGNISTEYYDFVQKCAKAEVKRITIDGKIDIKKFNDLHICLKREVLIEVLRKTNKKISLEYHHIDLVLNKLKDKHNTVWGLDLPNRIKVIRQYDYLFAEIHRNRREINSFCYELTPGKVLLLSKLHCCCSMDIMSMDVYRNLNPKPFGAVFDYDKILEQGKHLLLRSRKEGDRIEPMGMQGTKKVKDIFIDKKIPAERRWEIPLLCVDNNVIWIVGYHKSRRFKLNEDTQNVLIVSFDYYEEA from the coding sequence ATGGAAGAAAAGGTTTTAAATTTTGTCAATGAGAACAAATTGTTAGATGTTGGGGATCGGATCCTTATAGGTGTATCAGGGGGACCTGATTCTATTGCTTTATTTCATTTTTTATACTCAATCCGTGAGAATTTTGGCTTAGAGATTGCTGTTTGTCATTTAAACCATATGATCCGTGGAAAAGAAGCAAATGAAGATGAAAAATTTGTTCGGGATTTATGTGAAAAAAACAAGATAGCATTTTATAGTAAAAGATGTGAGGTAGAAAGGTTAGCCAAAGAAAGAAAGATTACCGTTGAAGAAGCAGGTCGAGAAGAACGCTATAAATTTTTTTATTATTTAAAGCAGAAGTTGGGTATAGATAAGATAGCTTTAGCACATCACCTCGATGACAATGTAGAGACCATACTTATGAGATTTCTTCGTGGTACAGGAGTGAAGGGTCTAAGAGGAATTGTTCCAATGAGAGAAGATAGGGTTATAAGGCCATTTTTGTCCGTTCAAAAGAGAGAGATACTAGAGTATTGTAAAATTCATAAACTTTCTACCAAACTAGATAAAACGAATTTAGAAGCAAAATATCATCGAAATAAACTGAGATTAGAAGTGATTCCCTACTTAGAAAAATTTAACCCTAATTTTGCTCAAGGAGTAAGCCAATTAGGTAATATTTCTACAGAATACTATGATTTTGTTCAGAAATGTGCAAAAGCAGAAGTAAAACGAATTACTATTGATGGAAAAATAGATATTAAAAAGTTTAATGATCTTCATATATGTTTAAAGAGGGAAGTATTAATAGAAGTACTACGAAAAACGAATAAGAAAATCTCATTAGAATACCATCATATTGATCTTGTTCTCAATAAATTAAAAGATAAACATAATACTGTCTGGGGTTTGGATTTGCCCAATAGAATAAAAGTAATCCGCCAGTATGACTATTTATTTGCTGAAATTCATAGAAATAGAAGGGAAATAAATTCTTTTTGCTACGAATTGACGCCGGGTAAGGTATTATTATTATCTAAATTACATTGCTGTTGTAGTATGGATATTATGAGCATGGATGTATACAGAAATCTTAATCCTAAGCCTTTTGGAGCTGTTTTTGATTATGATAAAATTTTGGAGCAAGGCAAACACCTTCTTCTTAGAAGTAGAAAAGAAGGGGATCGTATTGAACCTATGGGGATGCAAGGTACAAAGAAAGTAAAAGATATTTTCATTGATAAGAAAATTCCTGCTGAAAGACGCTGGGAAATTCCTTTGCTTTGCGTCGACAATAATGTAATATGGATAGTGGGTTATCACAAAAGCAGAAGATTTAAATTAAATGAAGATACTCAAAATGTATTAATCGTATCTTTTGACTATTATGAGGAGGCATAA